In a genomic window of Erigeron canadensis isolate Cc75 chromosome 5, C_canadensis_v1, whole genome shotgun sequence:
- the LOC122600654 gene encoding mitochondrial intermembrane space import and assembly protein 40 homolog — protein sequence MGQDQSKIDDSPVAAPQREEPSSPSTDNSPPSMESLLAEATAFGNEDENASLEAKAEKALECPCIQNLKTGPCGSQFTDAFKCFLMSTAEEKGSDCVQPFVALQRCIQTNPNAFPKDVLENDEADEQEDKEKEKPVKMIPPKWAIETPSPKPKL from the coding sequence ATGGGACAGGATCAAAGCAAGATCGATGATTCCCCTGTAGCGGCTCCTCAAAGAGAGGAACCATCGTCTCCATCTACTGATAATTCTCCGCCTTCAATGGAATCTTTACTTGCAGAAGCAACAGCATTTGGCAATGAGGATGAAAACGCATCTTTAGAAGCCAAAGCTGAGAAAGCATTAGAATGCCCTTGTATTCAAAATCTCAAAACTGGACCTTGTGGGTCCCAGTTTACGGATGCCTTCAAATGTTTTCTGATGAGCACGGCTGAAGAGAAAGGCTCGGATTGTGTGCAGCCATTTGTGGCGTTGCAGAGATGTATTCAGACCAACCCGAATGCGTTTCCAAAGGATGTATTGGAAAATGACGAAGCTGATGAACAGGAGGATAAAGAGAAAGAGAAGCCAGTCAAAATGATTCCTCCTAAATGGGCGATAGAAACTCCAAGTCCAAAACCAAAGCTTTAG
- the LOC122602379 gene encoding sugar transport protein 5-like, with product MEEDEERCKTPLTNTAIFICIIAGSAGLMYGYDTTVSGGVMMMGPFLEKFFPAILAKMRDTTEDQYCLFDSHKLTAFISSTFIAGLVSSLLAGRVTNLIGRRFSLIISGLLFLTGNGLSVFAQDVSTLIVGRLFVGFGVGFANQAAPIYITEMAPSKWRGALNTAFQFFVCLGTVIASLINLASNHSNSNHGWQLALGCASVPAMILIIGALFIPDTPSSLIQRGKNEEALAALTKVRSTKAGAEAELNDLISTSEAAKLNLEKPYIKLMEPRYRPQLVLTVAIAGFQQLTGVGMVAFYAPVIMRTIGIGAEGCLAAAVVIGFVNLASVLLSTCMVDKIGRRFLFLQGGVQIIFSQVFIACTLAIQQQSEFLDFPYSDGIVVLVLMCLISAAFGWSWGPLTWLVPSEILPIEVRTAGTGIGVATNFLITFILAQSSMTMLCSMKFGLFLFYGATTFLMTATIAVFLPETKGVPLESMDIVWRKHWYWKWVVPD from the exons ATGGAAGAAGACGAGGAAAGATGCAAAACGCCTTTGACAAACACAGCTATATTTATCTGCATTATTGCAGGCTCTGCTGGTTTGATGTATGGATACGATACAACGGTTTCTG GAGGGGTGATGATGATGGGACCATTTTTGGAAAAATTCTTCCCAGCAATTTTGGCAAAGATGAGGGACACGACAGAAGATCAATATTGTTTATTCGATAGCCATAAATTAACTGCATTTATATCGTCAACGTTTATAGCTGGTTTGGTGTCATCTTTGTTGGCGGGTCGTGTTACCAACTTGATAGGACGTAGATTTAGTTTGATTATAAGCGGGCTCTTGTTCTTAACAGGGAATGGTCTTTCAGTTTTTGCTCAGGATGTTAGTACCTTGATTGTTGGTCGTCTATTCGTAGGATTTGGCGTTGGTTTCGCAAATCAG GCTGCTCCAATTTACATAACAGAAATGGCACCATCAAAATGGCGAGGAGCTCTAAATACAGCTTTTCAGTTTTTCGTTTGTTTGGGGACTGTAATCGCCAGCTTAATCAACTTAGCCTCCAACCACTCAAATAGCAACCATGGCTGGCAGCTTGCATTGGGGTGTGCGAGTGTCCCTgcaatgatcctcataatcggGGCCTTATTCATCCCAGACACTCCATCCAGCTTGATCCAAAGGGGCAAGAATGAAGAGGCCCTTGCTGCATTGACGAAGGTGCGGTCAACTAAGGCTGGGGCTGAAGCTGAACTAAACGACTTAATTAGCACCAGTGAGGCGGCAAAACTGAACCTTGAGAAACCATACATTAAACTAATGGAGCCGAGATACAGACCACAGCTAGTGTTGACAGTAGCCATTGCAGGGTTTCAGCAGTTAACGGGAGTGGGTATGGTTGCCTTTTATGCGCCGGTGATTATGAGGACAATAGGGATAGGAGCTGAAGGGTGTTTGGCTGCTGCAGTAGTTATTGGTTTTGTCAATTTGGCATCTGTACTGTTGTCGACTTGCATGGTTGATAAAATCGGAAGAAGGTTTCTGTTTCTTCAAGGTGGTGTGCAGATAATATTCTCTCAG GTGTTTATCGCATGTACTCTAGCAATTCAACAACAAAGTGAGTTTTTGGATTTCCCATACAGTGACGGGATCGTGGTGCTAGTCCTAATGTGTCTTATCTCAGCAGCTTTTGGATGGTCATGGGGTCCACTTACCTGGCTTGTCCCTAGTGAAATACTGCCAATAGAGGTTCGTACAGCTGGAACAGGCATAGGAGTTGCAACGAACTTTCTCATCACATTTATCCTTGCTCAGTCGTCGATGACAATGCTATGTTCTATGAAATTTGGATTGTTCTTGTTCTATGGCGCCACAACCTTTCTCATGACTGCAACTATTGCCGTCTTTTTGCCTGAAACCAAAGGAGTTCCTCTTGAGTCCATGGATATTGTTTGGAGAAAACATTGGTATTGGAAGTGGGTTGTTCCTGACTAA